A window of the Lactuca sativa cultivar Salinas chromosome 7, Lsat_Salinas_v11, whole genome shotgun sequence genome harbors these coding sequences:
- the LOC111902871 gene encoding uncharacterized protein LOC111902871, whose amino-acid sequence MPNKDNNSSSKIPFHPAFGVNNIKNYIPLILDQTNTHYASWVELFRIQACAYNVLDHNKPKSPRPADIDEDTCATAQELWDRLSEIFQDNKATCAVYLEEQFTSTRLDAFANVTRYCARLKNLADQLTNVGNPVSEQNMVLQLVSGLTKGDYDTIATIIQQSDLLPTFNKAQSQLLLEETLRNKQDTHAPQARATQTVDSPNLRVHSQTSGNNNTSRNFRSDHGDQGNY is encoded by the exons ATGCCAAATAAAGATAATAACTCCTCTTCTAAAATCCCCTTTCATCCTGCCTTTGGAGTCAATAACATCAAGAACTATATCCCTCTCATTCTTGATCAAACAAACACACATTATGCATCATGGGTAGAACTATTTCGAATTCAAGCTTGTGCCTACAATGTTCTTGACCACAACAAACCCAAATCCCCACGCCCTGCTGACATCGATGAAGACACATG cgcTACTGCTCAAGAACTATGGGATCGATTGTCTGAAATATTTCAAGACAACAAAGCTACTTGTGCAGTCTACCTTGAAGAGCAATTCACTAGCACACGCTTAGATGCCTTTGCCAATGTCACCAGATATTGTGCTCGTTTGAAAAACCTTGCTGATCAATTAACTAATGTTGGCAATCCTGTATCTGAACAAAATATGGTTCTACAACTTGTTTCTGGTCTAACCAAGGGTGATTATGACACAATCGCCACCATCATCCAACAATCTGATTTGCTTCCCACCTTTAATAAAGCTCAATCCCAACTACTCTTGGAAGAAACACTCAGGAACAAACAAGATACTCATGCTCCCCAAGCCCGTGCTACCCAAACTGTTGACTCTCCAAACCTTCGTGTTCACTCTCAAACCAGTGGCAACAACAACACCAGTCGCAATTTCAGAAGCGATCATGGTGATCAGGGCAACTATTGA